The DNA segment GGCTGAACGCCGATCGCACCCGGCTGGTCCACCTGTCGCATTTCTATCCGGTCGAGGAGGCCTTCGAGGAGCCGCTGGCGATCGACGGGGAGCGCTACCGGCTCTGAGTCCTCGGAAACGGACACGCCCTCCCTTATCCGGATTGACGCCGATCGAACCGATTCCCGGCTCGATCGGTACGAGGATCACCTCGATCGCTACGCTGCGGGCACCTCTCGGGATGCGAGCGGTCGTAGTTGCAGCGTCAACCCTTTTCGACGGTGATGTCGTACCTCGGGGACGATGGATCGGAGGGACTTCCTCAGAACCGCCGGAGCCACGGCGGTCGCCGCCGGCGCCGCGGGCTGTTCGACCTCGGACTCCGGGACCGACGCCGACGGGGACGGCAAGTACCCCTATCCCTCGATTCCGAAGCGCGCGCTCGATGGCTGGACGCTCTCTGACAGGCGCGCCGAGGACGAACGTCGCTGGTTCGGAGGCGTGGGGCTCGATCAGCACACCCGAACGGAGGTCTACGAGTTCTCGCGGCTCTCCGAGGAGGTGGCGGAGAAGACGCTCGAGCAGTTCGAGGGCGACCTCGGGGCGTTCTTCGCGTCACGGGTGACGTTCGAGGGCTACGCCTCGTATCTGGCCGACGCCGAGCGGGTCGCGGACGAGGGTCTCGAGGAGATGACTGCGGAGATGGAGACGATGGGGATCACGGACGTGCGAGGGACCGATCCGAGCGATCCGCGGCCGGCCGTGGCCGACGGGCAGGCGTTCAGGGAGGTGATCGGGACGTATTCGGTCGAGAACCTCTCGCTCGAGACGGAGCTCCCGGGAGATGCCCGACAGACGTTCGAGGTCGAGGGCGGGGAGGTGTCCTCCGGGGCTTTCTTGCCGCCTGGAAGCCCGGCCGGCGGACGGCGTACGTCGCAGGCGGTGCGTACCCCGACGGCGACTTCGCGCGCGAGTCCGCGGTGAGCGTCACCGGCGACGGACGGGGGGACGGCATCGACGTGACGGTGAACGTCGACCTCAACCTCGAGCCCGAGGCGTACCGCACGGAGCTCGTCGATCTCGTCGAGCGCGTGGAGTGACCCGTCATCGACCCGATCGCGGCGACGGGGTGGTGAAGGAGACGTTCCACGGCCGGTTCGAGTTCGCCACCCTCCAGGCGACGCCGTGGACGCAGTCGTGTTTCCCTGAGAGCTATTGATAATGGTTTAGGCTCGCCGAAAAACGGAAAGGCCTTTATGCCTTTAGGCGAGCCTAAATCCCATGGCACACGGTTCGCAAGGGAGGCTGACGCGACGAAACGTACTGGTATCGGGCGGGTCGGCACTGGGGCTCTCGCTCGCCGGGTGTACCGGCGGCGGCTCCGAGGGGAACGAGGACGCCGGGACCGACGGCGGCGGGGACGGGGGAGACGGAGGGAATGGTGGCGACGGTGGGCCGTACACCGTCTCGATGGAGCCGGTCGGCGAGGTCGAGTTCGAGTCGGTTCCCGAGACGTGGATCGCCAACAACGGCAGCTGGGCGGACATGGGGGTCGCCCTCGGCTACGAGCCGCCCGAGGCCCTCTGGCTCACTGGCCGCTACCACACCCAGTATTACGACGAGATCCCGGACGTCTCGGTGGACACAAGCGGGATGACGGACCTCTTTCAGGACGGCGTGAGCAAGGAGCTGTTCTACGAACTCGACGCGGACGTTCACGTCATCGACCCCAACTTCCTCCTCAACCGTTACGAGGGTTGGGAGCAGGCTGACGTCGACGAGATCACCGAGAACGTCGGCCCCTTCTTCGGCAACAGCATCTTCTCGCGAGGGTACGAGTGGCACGGCTATCGGTACTACACGCTCTACGAGGCCTTCGAGAAGCTCTCACAGGTCTTCCAGCGAGAGGAGCGCTACGAGGCCTTCGACGAGCTGCACGGGGAGTTCCAGGGGCGAGTCGAGGAGGTCGTCCCCCCGGAGGAGGAGCGCCCCGAGGTGGCCGTTCTGTGGGCCGATGGCGACCAGCCGGAGTCGTTCCTGCCCTACCTGATGAACGAGGGGACGAGCTTCAAGCAGTGGCGCGACCTCGGCGTGCGCGACGCGCTCGCGAGCTTGGACGTACAGGACTTCCACAGCAGCCGCGGCCAGATCGACTACGAGACGCTGCTCGAGGTCGATCCCGACGTCTTGCTCCTTCGCGGCCAGGAGGCGAAGACCGCCTCCGAGTTCCGGGAGACCGTCGTCTCGTTCATGGAGGACCACGACGTCGCGAGCTCGCTGAGTGCCGTGGAGAACGGCGAGGTCTATCGGGGCGGCCCGCTCTATCAGGGCCCGATCACGAACCTCGTCCTCACCGAACGTGCCGCGAATCAGGTCTACGGCGTCGAGGAGGAGCTGTTCGATCGCGAGCGCGTCTCGGAGATCGTCAACGGACGATGACGACCTACGTCGGGCGAGCGCGCACGCGCGTCGAACACGAACGGGACGAGGTCGAGGCGAAACGCGGCGCCTACGATCGGTTCCGAGCCCGCATCGAGTCGATCTCGCCGCGGGCCGTCCCTGCCGACGGAGGCGCGACGCTCGTCTCCGCGGCGAGCACGACGACGGCCGGACCGATCCGCGAGGCGTTCGCCGAGACGATCGCGCCGGTCCACGAGGAGCGCCCGCTCGTGGAGGTGCTCGCGACGGAGCTCGGCGAGGGGATCGCGACCGCGCTCACCACGGACGGCGCGTCGTCGGCGATCCATCGCGCGACCCGCTCCGAGGCCGACCGACGACGCGCCGAACTCGCCGCGATGGATCGAGCGCTCGGAGCGGAGGCCGACTCGCTGGCTCGTGCGGACGACGTCGTCGAACCGATTCGCGGGTGGCTGGTCGAGACGAACGAGACACCGCTTTCCCACTGTGGGTTCGAGGAGCTTCGTGCGTACCACGAGCGTCTCGCGGGGTTCCGCGAGGACTGTGCGGCGCTGCTCTCCGATCGCCAGGAGCACTTCGGGCGGACCACGAGCGCCGACGGACGAGCCGGGCTTCGCCACCGCGACCTCGTCGCCCACCTCTACGAGGGGTTTCCGATCGACCACCCGGTGCTCGTCACGCTCGTTCGTCTCGACGAACTGTGTATGGAGTGCCAACGGACCGTCCGGGACCACCTCGTCCGTCGGGCGTAGCCTCGAAGCGCGTTCGATCGCGGCTCCGACCTCCTCTCTCGTCGCCGAGACGTCGCTCGTCCCGTTCTCCGTCCCTCGTGCCTCCGTCCGACGGTCGGTTTAGGTCTACCGAAAAGTCGAAATCGCTTTATGGGTTTGGCGCCCCCACCTTCCATGGCACGAGACGCGGCCGAGCGCGGGGGGCCGCTCGACGCGATCGACGGGACGACCCGCGAACGCGCCGGAATCCACGTGCGTGGGACACGATGAGCGGCGAATCGAGCCTGGGTTCGAGGACGGACTCGCTCCTCGGGGACCGACGCTTCGCGTGGCTGTTGGATCCGAAGCTCGTGAGCGTCGCGATCGGGAGCGTCGCGGTGGTCGTCGTCGCCGGACTGATCCAGGTGAGCTTCGGGTCCTACTCCATGACGCTCTCACAGGCGTGGGCGGCGGTGTTCAACCCCGAGGTGGTGTTGAACCGTCAGGCCTGGAGCGCCTTCCTGTTCGGCGGTGAGATGCCCGAGATGAGCCGCGAGAGCCTCATCATCTGGAACATCCGCCTCCCCAGGGTGTTCGTCGCGATCCTCGTCGGC comes from the Halalkalicoccus sp. CG83 genome and includes:
- a CDS encoding twin-arginine translocation signal domain-containing protein → MDRRDFLRTAGATAVAAGAAGCSTSDSGTDADGDGKYPYPSIPKRALDGWTLSDRRAEDERRWFGGVGLDQHTRTEVYEFSRLSEEVAEKTLEQFEGDLGAFFASRVTFEGYASYLADAERVADEGLEEMTAEMETMGITDVRGTDPSDPRPAVADGQAFREVIGTYSVENLSLETELPGDARQTFEVEGGEVSSGAFLPPGSPAGGRRTSQAVRTPTATSRASPR
- a CDS encoding ABC transporter substrate-binding protein, producing MAHGSQGRLTRRNVLVSGGSALGLSLAGCTGGGSEGNEDAGTDGGGDGGDGGNGGDGGPYTVSMEPVGEVEFESVPETWIANNGSWADMGVALGYEPPEALWLTGRYHTQYYDEIPDVSVDTSGMTDLFQDGVSKELFYELDADVHVIDPNFLLNRYEGWEQADVDEITENVGPFFGNSIFSRGYEWHGYRYYTLYEAFEKLSQVFQREERYEAFDELHGEFQGRVEEVVPPEEERPEVAVLWADGDQPESFLPYLMNEGTSFKQWRDLGVRDALASLDVQDFHSSRGQIDYETLLEVDPDVLLLRGQEAKTASEFRETVVSFMEDHDVASSLSAVENGEVYRGGPLYQGPITNLVLTERAANQVYGVEEELFDRERVSEIVNGR
- a CDS encoding DUF7260 family protein; translation: MTTYVGRARTRVEHERDEVEAKRGAYDRFRARIESISPRAVPADGGATLVSAASTTTAGPIREAFAETIAPVHEERPLVEVLATELGEGIATALTTDGASSAIHRATRSEADRRRAELAAMDRALGAEADSLARADDVVEPIRGWLVETNETPLSHCGFEELRAYHERLAGFREDCAALLSDRQEHFGRTTSADGRAGLRHRDLVAHLYEGFPIDHPVLVTLVRLDELCMECQRTVRDHLVRRA